The following proteins come from a genomic window of Hymenobacter canadensis:
- a CDS encoding transposase — protein MDEPLLHDQYRIPSNRLPGYNYGQSGAYFVTICTHQRQPYFGTIEVPRNDWDAAFLRPTPLGVKASEYWDAIPQFAPFVRLDAFVLMPDHLHGVLLFDKDEPDGADEETRSVASLLAYENRFGPQSRNLASVLRGFKSAVTTYARHHQLTFQWQARFHDRVVRSEAELEKIRSYIVTNPTRWAKEYDNGEGLYR, from the coding sequence ATGGATGAACCGCTATTACACGACCAATACCGCATTCCATCCAACCGTTTGCCGGGTTATAACTACGGGCAAAGCGGAGCTTATTTTGTCACGATTTGCACGCATCAGCGCCAACCCTATTTTGGCACTATAGAAGTTCCAAGAAACGATTGGGACGCCGCATTTTTACGGCCCACGCCTTTGGGGGTAAAGGCGTCGGAATACTGGGACGCCATTCCACAGTTTGCGCCATTTGTGCGGCTGGATGCGTTTGTATTGATGCCGGACCACCTGCACGGGGTATTGCTGTTCGACAAGGACGAACCTGATGGCGCGGACGAGGAGACGCGAAGTGTCGCGTCTCTACTGGCCTACGAAAACCGGTTTGGGCCACAGTCGCGCAACCTAGCTTCTGTGTTGCGCGGGTTTAAATCGGCGGTTACCACGTACGCGCGCCATCACCAGCTGACTTTTCAATGGCAGGCCCGGTTTCATGACCGGGTGGTACGCAGCGAAGCCGAACTGGAGAAAATCCGCTCGTATATCGTCACCAATCCAACCCGTTGGGCAAAGGAATACGACAACGGCGAAGGCCTATATCGTTGA
- a CDS encoding sigma-54-dependent transcriptional regulator → MPTGTLLLIDDEPRLRQLLARVLELEGYTVLQAPDASRGLELLQQHAREVLVVISDVKLPDGHGVDLMPRYRAKAPDCEIVLLTAFGTIPDGVRAMKQGAFDYLTKGDYEQQLVVVVERAAEKARLRHRVAELERRMSQRFSFESMIGTAPALRRAQDLARQVAPTDSTVLLEGPTGAGKELFAQALHEASERKAKSFVAVNCSAFPKDLLESELFGYKKGAFTGALADKKGLLEEASGGTLFLDEIGELELNVQAKFLRVLETRQFTKLGDTKPTSVNVRIVAATNRNLKQEAAEGRFRPDLYYRLSVFTLHVPSLRDRAADVPALAAHFLQHFAAQLRKRLPGLEPECVELLQRYEWPGNVRELKNVLERAAILAPADQPLSAGYLPDEFHTLPAPLSPDADPADQSLRAVEARHIRQVLHQCQGNKTEAARRLGIGLTTLYRKVQEYEL, encoded by the coding sequence ATGCCCACCGGTACCCTGCTCCTGATTGATGATGAACCGCGCCTGCGGCAGCTGTTGGCGCGGGTGTTGGAGCTGGAAGGCTACACCGTACTGCAGGCCCCCGATGCCAGCCGCGGCCTGGAGCTGCTCCAGCAGCACGCCCGCGAGGTGCTGGTGGTCATTTCCGACGTGAAGCTGCCCGACGGCCACGGCGTGGACCTGATGCCGCGCTACCGCGCCAAGGCCCCCGACTGCGAAATTGTGCTGCTCACCGCCTTCGGCACCATCCCCGACGGCGTGCGGGCCATGAAGCAGGGCGCCTTCGACTACCTCACCAAGGGCGACTACGAGCAGCAGCTGGTGGTGGTGGTGGAGCGCGCCGCCGAAAAAGCCCGTCTGCGCCACCGCGTGGCCGAGTTGGAGCGGCGCATGAGCCAGCGGTTCAGCTTCGAGAGCATGATTGGTACGGCCCCGGCCCTGCGCCGCGCCCAGGACCTGGCCCGCCAGGTAGCCCCCACCGACAGCACCGTGCTGCTGGAAGGCCCCACCGGCGCGGGTAAGGAGCTGTTTGCCCAGGCCCTGCACGAGGCCAGTGAGCGGAAAGCCAAGTCGTTTGTGGCCGTGAACTGCTCGGCCTTCCCCAAGGATTTGCTGGAATCGGAGCTGTTTGGCTACAAGAAGGGTGCGTTTACGGGCGCGCTGGCCGATAAGAAGGGACTGCTGGAGGAAGCCAGCGGCGGCACGCTGTTTCTGGACGAAATCGGGGAGCTGGAGCTGAACGTGCAGGCCAAGTTCCTGCGGGTGCTGGAGACGCGGCAGTTCACCAAGCTCGGCGACACCAAGCCCACCAGCGTAAACGTGCGCATTGTGGCCGCCACCAACCGCAACCTCAAGCAGGAAGCCGCCGAGGGCCGCTTCCGCCCCGACCTCTACTACCGCCTCTCCGTCTTCACCCTCCACGTGCCCAGCCTGCGCGACCGGGCCGCCGACGTGCCGGCCCTGGCTGCCCACTTTCTGCAGCACTTCGCGGCCCAGCTGCGCAAGCGCCTGCCGGGCCTGGAGCCCGAGTGCGTGGAGCTGCTGCAGCGCTACGAGTGGCCCGGCAACGTGCGCGAGCTGAAAAACGTGCTGGAGCGCGCCGCCATCCTGGCCCCCGCCGACCAGCCCCTCTCCGCCGGCTACCTCCCCGACGAGTTCCACACCCTGCCCGCCCCCCTCAGCCCCGACGCCGACCCCGCCGACCAGAGCCTGCGCGCCGTGGAAGCCCGCCACATCCGCCAGGTGCTGCACCAGTGCCAAGGCAACAAAACCGAAGCCGCCCGCCGCCTCGGCATCGGCCTGACGACGCTGTATAGGAAAGTGCAGGAGTACGAGTTGTAG
- a CDS encoding sensor histidine kinase gives MSLKLKIRLSIALMLVLLLGLGGYTFFSLQRLEGGARGIQRANFRSVEYGEQMLRALEALQDRPTAQPPLQQLRRALTREAANITEPGELELVDTLTQQLADYQRLVDDRAPDAAQVAQLHQLRAATHRMMQLNARSFNRQTDQAAATARGARRTVLVLLLLSTVVGLSLVVRLPRAVLRPLRRLRADVEDVASPGPATQVSIAKNDEVGAVALALNRAFGYMQDQRSVTRAALATERSRLESLIEHLDEGLLLLDPDRTVLLANPVARELLGREAAALVGRRAEDLSQETELLNALFRPLLAQEGAQAGTTPAPVTLTFTRPDGETAYYQLTLNHIVSRNRETGRTEFVGHILSLRNVSDFKKLDEVKSNYLATISHELKTPLASIKLSLMLLQDERTEPEERQRIADGIGDETQRLLGMVGQLLAVSRLDAGAEIQFDVQPITLAQVVNYAIDTVRPQVEDKELRLRLELPASLPAARADVEKTTWVLINLLANAIRYSPRGADLCVRADQHAAHELTISVQDCGPGIAPEHHERIFQRFSEVPNTTGHKGGSGLGLSISREFIEAQGGRLWVVSEPAQGSHFRFTLPVAG, from the coding sequence ATGTCCCTCAAACTCAAAATCCGCCTGAGCATTGCGCTGATGCTGGTCCTGCTGCTGGGGCTGGGCGGGTACACGTTCTTCAGTTTGCAGCGGCTGGAAGGCGGGGCCCGGGGGATTCAGCGGGCCAACTTCCGCTCGGTGGAGTACGGCGAGCAGATGCTGCGGGCCCTGGAGGCGCTGCAGGACCGGCCCACGGCCCAGCCGCCGCTGCAGCAGCTGCGCCGCGCCCTCACCCGCGAGGCCGCCAACATCACCGAGCCCGGCGAGCTGGAGCTGGTGGACACGCTCACCCAGCAGCTGGCCGACTACCAGCGCCTGGTGGATGACCGCGCCCCGGACGCCGCCCAGGTAGCCCAGCTGCACCAGCTGCGGGCCGCCACCCACCGCATGATGCAACTCAACGCCCGCTCCTTCAACCGCCAGACCGACCAGGCCGCCGCCACCGCCCGCGGGGCCCGGCGCACGGTGCTGGTGTTGCTGCTGCTAAGCACGGTGGTGGGCCTGAGTTTGGTGGTGCGCCTGCCCCGGGCCGTGCTGCGCCCGTTGCGCCGCCTGCGCGCCGACGTGGAGGACGTGGCCAGCCCCGGCCCGGCCACCCAGGTGTCCATTGCCAAAAACGACGAAGTGGGCGCCGTGGCCCTGGCCCTGAACCGCGCCTTCGGCTACATGCAGGACCAGCGCAGCGTCACGCGGGCGGCTTTGGCCACCGAGCGCAGCCGCCTGGAAAGCCTCATCGAGCACCTCGATGAGGGCCTGCTCCTGCTCGACCCCGACCGCACCGTGCTGCTGGCCAACCCCGTGGCCCGGGAGCTGCTGGGCCGCGAGGCTGCCGCGCTGGTGGGCCGTCGGGCCGAGGACCTGAGCCAGGAAACCGAGCTGCTCAATGCCCTGTTCCGCCCCCTGCTGGCCCAGGAAGGCGCCCAGGCCGGCACCACGCCCGCCCCCGTCACGCTCACCTTCACCCGCCCCGACGGCGAAACGGCCTACTACCAGCTCACCCTCAACCACATCGTGAGCCGCAACCGCGAAACCGGCCGCACCGAGTTTGTGGGCCACATCCTGAGTCTGCGCAACGTGTCCGACTTCAAGAAGCTCGATGAGGTGAAGTCGAACTACCTGGCCACCATTTCGCACGAGCTGAAAACCCCTCTGGCCAGCATCAAGCTCAGCCTAATGCTGTTGCAGGATGAGCGCACCGAGCCCGAGGAGCGCCAGCGCATTGCCGACGGCATCGGCGACGAAACCCAGCGCCTGCTGGGCATGGTGGGCCAGCTGCTGGCCGTGTCCAGGCTGGATGCTGGGGCCGAAATCCAGTTCGACGTGCAGCCCATCACCCTGGCCCAGGTGGTGAATTACGCCATCGACACGGTGCGCCCGCAGGTGGAGGACAAGGAGCTGCGCCTGCGCCTGGAGCTGCCCGCGAGCCTGCCCGCCGCCCGCGCCGACGTGGAAAAGACCACCTGGGTGCTCATCAACCTGCTGGCCAACGCCATCCGCTACTCCCCCCGCGGCGCCGACCTGTGCGTGCGCGCCGACCAGCACGCCGCGCACGAGCTGACCATCAGCGTACAGGACTGCGGGCCGGGCATCGCGCCCGAACACCACGAGCGGATTTTCCAGCGTTTTTCGGAAGTGCCCAATACCACCGGCCACAAGGGCGGCTCGGGCCTGGGCCTGAGCATCTCCCGCGAGTTCATCGAGGCCCAGGGAGGCCGCCTGTGGGTGGTGAGCGAGCCGGCGCAGGGCAGCCACTTCCGCTTCACGCTGCCGGTGGCAGGATAG
- a CDS encoding DUF389 domain-containing protein, which yields MPLMKYPTLLLRFLRQRFDLRDDTADPAVIEESVESGVSFRGTNLWVLIFAILIASVGLNVNSTAVIIGAMLISPLMGPLVSIGYSAATNNPDLLRRAVKNLGLAVVISLLTSTVYFLLTPLSGAQSELLARTEPTIWDVLIALFGGLAGAVGLTRREKSNVIPGVAIATALMPPLCTAGYGLASGHWNYALGAFYLFSINCVFITLAAFLVIRFLGLPAHRFQDEAQARRVRRLMLAAAVVVAGPSVWLGYRIVQRSVYAHAAEDFVAKELNFAGTYVVTRQIDPRQRTINVLLVGRPVDTVRLGAARRELARYRLGGTALVVRQGLQAYDSFDAQSLRQSLLEDVRARQSQAQSRYEVELNRLQQLVVAARTALPAPEALLREVQVEHPAIRRLTLTALPRPAIPRDSLPADTVLVVSAETRDSVPPAERARLAQWLRVRTNRPQVQLLLAPVAARRAVAKVALPAVRVQPLPRKAAKSK from the coding sequence ATGCCTCTGATGAAGTACCCGACGCTGCTGCTGCGCTTTCTGCGCCAACGGTTTGATTTGCGTGACGATACCGCCGACCCGGCCGTGATAGAGGAGAGCGTGGAGTCGGGCGTTTCGTTTCGGGGGACCAATCTGTGGGTGCTGATTTTCGCCATCCTCATTGCCTCGGTGGGGCTCAACGTCAATTCCACGGCCGTTATCATCGGGGCCATGCTGATTTCGCCGCTGATGGGGCCGCTGGTAAGCATCGGCTACAGCGCCGCCACCAACAACCCCGATCTACTGCGGCGGGCCGTGAAAAACCTGGGGCTGGCGGTGGTTATCAGCCTGCTTACCTCCACGGTGTACTTCCTGCTGACGCCGCTGAGCGGGGCGCAGTCGGAGCTGCTGGCCCGCACTGAGCCCACCATCTGGGACGTGCTCATTGCCCTGTTCGGGGGGCTGGCCGGGGCCGTGGGCCTCACGCGCCGCGAGAAAAGCAACGTCATTCCCGGCGTGGCCATTGCCACGGCCCTCATGCCGCCGCTTTGCACGGCCGGCTACGGCCTGGCCTCGGGCCACTGGAACTACGCGCTGGGCGCGTTCTACCTGTTTTCCATCAACTGCGTGTTCATCACGCTGGCGGCTTTCCTGGTGATTCGGTTTCTGGGGCTGCCGGCCCACCGGTTTCAGGATGAGGCCCAGGCCCGGCGGGTGCGCCGCCTGATGCTGGCGGCGGCCGTGGTGGTGGCCGGCCCCAGCGTGTGGCTGGGCTACCGCATCGTGCAACGCTCGGTGTACGCCCACGCCGCTGAGGATTTTGTGGCCAAGGAGCTGAATTTCGCGGGTACCTACGTGGTAACGCGGCAGATTGACCCCCGGCAGCGCACTATCAATGTGCTGCTGGTGGGCCGTCCCGTGGACACGGTGCGGTTGGGCGCGGCCCGCCGGGAACTGGCCCGCTACCGCCTCGGCGGCACCGCGTTGGTGGTGCGCCAGGGCCTGCAGGCCTACGACTCATTTGATGCCCAGAGCCTGCGCCAGAGTTTGCTGGAAGACGTGCGCGCCCGCCAGAGCCAGGCCCAGAGCCGCTACGAGGTGGAGCTGAACCGCCTGCAACAGCTGGTGGTGGCCGCCCGCACCGCTTTGCCCGCCCCCGAGGCCCTGCTGCGCGAGGTGCAGGTAGAGCACCCCGCCATCCGTCGCCTGACCCTCACGGCACTGCCCCGCCCCGCCATTCCCCGCGACTCGCTCCCCGCCGATACCGTGCTGGTGGTCAGTGCGGAAACCCGCGACTCAGTGCCACCTGCGGAGCGGGCGCGGCTGGCGCAGTGGCTGCGGGTGCGCACCAACCGTCCGCAGGTGCAGCTGCTGCTAGCGCCTGTAGCTGCCCGTCGGGCCGTGGCCAAAGTGGCGTTGCCCGCCGTGCGCGTGCAGCCTTTGCCTCGCAAGGCGGCAAAAAGCAAATAG